The following proteins are encoded in a genomic region of Methanobrevibacter gottschalkii DSM 11977:
- a CDS encoding flavodoxin: MKSLVTYYSRSDITKKLAEDIANQLNCDIEEIKPKVDYHGKLGYARGIKDGRAGKIVELESLKYNPQDYDVVYVGGPVWAAKAANPVISYLKENEGKFNNVKFFITAGSKGFESSLEQMENTSMKPLKTLQLRAKEVKNEDYDLTSFLE, from the coding sequence ATGAAATCATTAGTGACATATTATTCAAGATCAGATATAACAAAAAAATTAGCCGAAGACATTGCTAACCAATTAAACTGTGACATTGAAGAAATCAAACCTAAAGTAGATTATCATGGAAAATTAGGTTATGCACGTGGAATTAAAGATGGTAGAGCAGGTAAAATTGTGGAATTGGAATCATTAAAATACAATCCGCAGGATTATGATGTAGTATATGTTGGAGGGCCAGTATGGGCCGCTAAAGCTGCAAATCCTGTGATTTCATATTTAAAAGAAAATGAAGGCAAATTTAATAATGTTAAATTCTTCATAACAGCCGGAAGCAAAGGCTTTGAATCCAGCTTGGAACAAATGGAAAACACCTCAATGAAACCACTTAAAACTTTACAGTTGAGAGCTAAAGAAGTTAAAAACGAAGATTATGATTTAACATCCTTTTTAGAATAA
- a CDS encoding MarR family winged helix-turn-helix transcriptional regulator: protein MINEEFRLIDASELPISKLITIIAKCQSFYLNNMLNESGINSTQLHILFEISHQNNINQEKIAARCSINKGAVARSIKKLEDMGLVIREIDENNRRQNKVSLTQKGEELLNKSIKILNDLEQEVFDDETINKEELQNVLKEITIKIMEITEREVKN from the coding sequence ATGATTAATGAAGAATTTAGACTCATTGATGCTTCAGAACTTCCGATCAGTAAACTGATAACGATCATTGCAAAATGCCAGTCATTTTACTTGAACAATATGTTAAATGAATCGGGCATTAATTCAACACAACTGCACATTCTCTTTGAAATATCCCATCAGAACAACATTAATCAGGAAAAAATAGCTGCTAGATGCAGCATCAACAAAGGTGCTGTTGCAAGATCCATTAAAAAGTTGGAGGATATGGGATTAGTCATAAGGGAAATCGATGAAAACAATAGGCGGCAAAATAAAGTTTCCCTAACACAAAAAGGAGAGGAGCTATTGAACAAAAGTATTAAAATCCTCAATGATCTGGAACAGGAAGTATTTGATGATGAAACAATAAATAAAGAAGAATTGCAGAATGTTTTAAAGGAAATTACAATAAAGATTATGGAAATAACTGAAAGGGAGGTAAAAAATTGA